In one Candidatus Nitronereus thalassa genomic region, the following are encoded:
- a CDS encoding MDR/zinc-dependent alcohol dehydrogenase-like family protein, producing MRAIQLAPALQFTTKCPKPTPPAGEALVRVHQAGICATDLQLIKGYMEFQGNLGHEFVGTVEEAEGNDHLKGKRVVGEINAACRSCPTCKAGRLTHCPNRTTLGIDRRDGAFADYLCLPIANLYSLPEEISNDQAVFIEPLAAACRILEQISIVPSDRVIIIGDGRLGLLCAQVLHTTNCKLTVLGRHEEKLNLLRQQGIETTMQPEEVTPGVDIVIEATGSPDGLKLANQLIRPQGTLVLKSTYHGQTTFDFTSLVVNEVNLVGSRCGPFPKAIELLKRTRVSVEPLIHARYSLDEGMKAIQHAEARGTLKVLLTMD from the coding sequence ATGAGAGCAATACAACTCGCACCTGCACTCCAATTCACCACCAAATGCCCTAAGCCAACGCCTCCAGCTGGAGAAGCTCTCGTACGCGTGCACCAAGCCGGTATTTGTGCCACAGACCTTCAGCTAATAAAGGGTTATATGGAATTCCAAGGCAACTTAGGCCATGAGTTTGTTGGGACGGTTGAAGAAGCCGAAGGCAACGATCATCTCAAGGGTAAAAGAGTGGTCGGAGAAATTAACGCCGCTTGCCGATCTTGCCCAACCTGCAAAGCCGGGCGTCTCACACATTGCCCAAACCGGACAACATTAGGAATTGACCGGCGAGATGGTGCCTTCGCCGATTATCTTTGTCTTCCCATTGCAAATCTTTATTCCTTGCCAGAAGAAATCTCAAATGACCAGGCGGTGTTCATCGAACCTTTGGCAGCTGCCTGCCGAATTCTTGAACAAATTTCCATTGTACCTAGCGACCGTGTGATTATTATCGGAGATGGAAGACTGGGACTACTCTGTGCTCAGGTATTACACACAACAAATTGCAAACTCACGGTCCTCGGACGACACGAAGAAAAACTGAACTTACTCAGGCAACAAGGTATTGAAACGACCATGCAACCCGAGGAAGTAACGCCTGGTGTTGACATCGTCATCGAGGCCACCGGTTCCCCAGATGGCCTCAAGCTTGCTAATCAACTGATCCGTCCACAAGGTACTCTGGTACTGAAATCCACCTATCATGGCCAAACCACTTTCGATTTTACTTCTTTGGTAGTGAATGAAGTTAATTTGGTCGGTTCTCGGTGTGGCCCGTTCCCAAAAGCCATCGAACTCCTGAAACGAACCCGTGTTTCGGTCGAACCACTTATACATGCTCGATATTCACTCGATGAAGGGATGAAAGCCATTCAACATGCCGAAGCACGAGGAACGCTTAAAGTTCTCCTTACCATGGACTAA
- a CDS encoding peptidylprolyl isomerase — protein sequence MSDASQPTATITVSSKGETWGDITLKFYPDVAPNHVGNFCKLAREKFYDGVTFHRVIPGFMIQGGDPNSKNPDRSTHGMGGPGYRVNAEFNNKPHTRGVLSMARAQDPNSAGSQFFICVADAAFLNGQYTAFGEVESGMDVVDRVVSAKRDGNDNPFDRIEMTVTVN from the coding sequence ATGAGTGATGCGAGTCAACCAACAGCGACGATCACGGTGTCTTCCAAAGGGGAAACCTGGGGTGATATTACGTTGAAATTTTATCCAGACGTGGCTCCCAATCACGTGGGTAATTTTTGTAAATTGGCTCGGGAGAAGTTTTATGATGGCGTGACTTTTCACCGCGTGATTCCTGGGTTTATGATCCAGGGGGGCGATCCCAATAGCAAAAATCCCGATCGGTCAACGCATGGGATGGGTGGACCGGGGTATCGTGTAAATGCAGAGTTTAACAATAAGCCTCACACTCGGGGCGTGCTTTCCATGGCGCGTGCTCAAGATCCCAATAGTGCTGGGTCCCAGTTTTTTATTTGTGTCGCCGATGCGGCATTTTTAAATGGACAATATACCGCATTCGGTGAAGTGGAAAGCGGCATGGATGTGGTGGATCGTGTGGTGAGTGCAAAGCGGGATGGGAATGATAATCCGTTTGACCGTATTGAAATGACGGTGACGGTCAATTAA
- the tatC gene encoding twin-arginine translocase subunit TatC yields MASVAHPLSRHISDLKRRLLIIGGTILVAFVIMFSVSAELIDWFKRPFADDLIFYGPAEALFASVKISFLASIVASMPIILNQFWRFLQPALLPGEQRWGIPLFLLASGFFVLGLAFCNLVILPLVINFFVSFGLERELKPELAVGTYVDFNVKFLLAFGFAFELPLTLTLLSRAGMVNPEQLAKYRRHAAMMALIISAVITPDATLFTMMLMAVPLIVLYEAGIWGARWFGRRKPPTSEESEDETLENDETSPPTQS; encoded by the coding sequence ATGGCCTCAGTTGCACATCCTTTATCACGACATATTTCGGATCTGAAACGTCGACTGCTCATTATTGGCGGGACGATCCTGGTGGCTTTTGTCATCATGTTTTCAGTGTCTGCTGAACTGATTGATTGGTTTAAGCGTCCCTTTGCGGATGATTTAATTTTCTATGGTCCGGCCGAAGCTTTATTTGCTTCGGTTAAAATCTCTTTTCTTGCTTCCATTGTGGCGAGTATGCCGATCATTCTTAATCAGTTTTGGCGCTTTCTCCAACCAGCGCTATTGCCTGGGGAGCAACGTTGGGGCATTCCCTTGTTTTTATTGGCCTCGGGGTTTTTTGTCCTTGGTTTGGCTTTTTGCAACCTCGTCATTCTTCCTTTGGTCATCAACTTCTTTGTGAGTTTCGGGTTGGAGCGTGAATTAAAACCGGAATTGGCGGTGGGGACGTATGTGGATTTCAACGTCAAATTTCTTTTGGCGTTTGGTTTTGCCTTTGAGTTGCCACTGACGTTGACCCTGTTATCGCGAGCTGGAATGGTTAACCCTGAACAATTAGCCAAGTATCGTCGTCATGCCGCCATGATGGCCCTGATTATCTCTGCTGTGATTACCCCGGATGCGACCTTATTTACCATGATGTTGATGGCGGTACCCCTGATAGTATTGTATGAGGCTGGCATTTGGGGTGCCAGATGGTTTGGTCGTCGTAAACCTCCGACTTCTGAGGAGTCCGAAGATGAGACTCTTGAAAATGATGAAACCTCTCCTCCTACACAGTCTTAA
- a CDS encoding DUF465 domain-containing protein translates to MLTDDQIAEHLRSTNADFREMEESHHRLDEELQTLLKNHTLTPQEESMKKQIQKEKLGKKDRMAEMIREYRKSQEQPTS, encoded by the coding sequence ATGCTGACTGACGATCAAATTGCCGAGCACCTCCGTTCCACGAACGCAGATTTTCGGGAGATGGAAGAATCCCATCATCGTCTGGATGAAGAGCTTCAAACGTTATTAAAAAACCATACCCTGACTCCTCAAGAAGAATCCATGAAAAAACAAATTCAAAAAGAAAAACTTGGGAAAAAGGATCGCATGGCGGAAATGATACGAGAGTATCGGAAATCCCAGGAACAGCCCACCTCCTAG
- the rimI gene encoding ribosomal protein S18-alanine N-acetyltransferase: MGGQISEKSCNFLKLLNNMDVQPSSPLCLAIKPADSTHLDQILEIEQAAFSAPWTRSMFDAEVVGNPFSRLFVAIPIDDRGQPEAIVGYLCYWIVFEELRLLNLAVSQTWRRQGVARRFVQFALHEAQGQNVERALLEVRASNLAARSLYDGFGFHEYGSRAAYYTNPEEDAILMRLEPLEFYDLL; the protein is encoded by the coding sequence ATGGGAGGCCAAATTTCAGAAAAATCCTGTAATTTCCTGAAACTGCTCAATAATATGGATGTGCAACCTTCCTCTCCTCTGTGTCTGGCCATCAAACCTGCTGATTCCACTCATCTCGACCAGATTTTAGAAATTGAACAAGCGGCCTTTTCTGCTCCCTGGACTCGTTCGATGTTCGATGCGGAGGTGGTCGGGAATCCTTTTAGCCGATTATTCGTCGCGATCCCCATTGATGATCGGGGTCAGCCTGAAGCGATTGTCGGCTATCTTTGCTATTGGATTGTGTTTGAAGAATTGCGACTCCTGAACCTTGCTGTGAGTCAAACTTGGCGGCGGCAAGGCGTAGCGCGTCGCTTTGTGCAATTTGCTCTTCATGAGGCCCAGGGCCAGAACGTGGAGCGGGCGTTGTTGGAAGTCCGCGCGTCAAATTTGGCGGCGCGGTCCTTGTATGATGGATTTGGGTTTCATGAATATGGGAGTCGGGCTGCGTACTATACGAACCCCGAGGAGGATGCTATTCTGATGCGTCTTGAACCTCTAGAGTTTTATGATCTTTTATGA
- the tsaB gene encoding tRNA (adenosine(37)-N6)-threonylcarbamoyltransferase complex dimerization subunit type 1 TsaB translates to MKILAVETATRCHSVAIVDDHQVLAEETQRDCASHASVLVPTIDRLLQTLGLSLAQLDGLAVSLGPGSFTGLRVGLSTMMGFRLATQLPLVTVPTLEAMAWNVKGEPRPICPILKASRGEVYWAMFQWQGDNLMRVSDDCHGPLIQLVESIEHFTVLFGEGWEFHASELKELLGEKAIPGPDKAMHPSAISVAFSSLSSFHLRQYAGEHLSPRYIQRAEAEVQWEAKFQKNPVIS, encoded by the coding sequence ATGAAAATTTTGGCAGTTGAAACCGCGACACGTTGTCACAGTGTGGCGATCGTTGACGATCATCAGGTGTTGGCCGAGGAAACACAGCGTGATTGTGCTTCGCATGCGAGTGTGCTAGTGCCGACTATCGATCGGTTGCTTCAGACGCTTGGACTCTCCTTGGCTCAACTCGATGGGTTGGCTGTATCTTTGGGACCAGGTTCATTTACCGGATTGCGTGTTGGGCTTTCCACGATGATGGGGTTCCGTCTAGCGACCCAACTTCCTTTGGTTACCGTTCCGACTCTGGAAGCTATGGCGTGGAATGTGAAAGGTGAGCCACGGCCAATTTGCCCTATCCTAAAAGCGAGTCGTGGTGAGGTCTATTGGGCAATGTTTCAGTGGCAGGGGGACAATCTTATGCGCGTATCTGATGATTGCCATGGACCTCTGATTCAACTTGTTGAATCTATTGAACATTTCACCGTGTTATTTGGCGAGGGGTGGGAATTCCACGCTTCTGAATTAAAAGAATTATTGGGTGAAAAAGCCATTCCTGGGCCAGATAAAGCGATGCATCCATCCGCCATTAGTGTGGCATTTTCTAGCTTGTCATCCTTCCATTTAAGGCAGTATGCTGGAGAGCATCTTTCCCCACGGTATATTCAACGGGCGGAAGCCGAAGTGCAATGGGAGGCCAAATTTCAGAAAAATCCTGTAATTTCCTGA
- the radA gene encoding DNA repair protein RadA, producing the protein MPKSKTIFVCQDCGFQSPRWVGRCPDCSQWNSLKEEVTAGRGATVAQKVLQGAADKPTPITEIAIDPEPRLTTQLGELDRVLGGGVVPGSVILVGGDPGIGKTTLLLQALQGLGQGGQALLYVSGEESPRQLKMRGDRLGVSSPSLYILAETSLEEILKTTQAMKPAALVVDSIQTVFTDQITSAPGSVSQVQEVACQLMWYAKRTSVPVFIIGHVTKEGMIAGPKLLEHIVDTVLYFEGDKGHTYRILRAVKNRFGATNEIGVFEMKDGGLEEVANPSELFLAGRPEQSTGSVVVSTLEGSRPILVELQALVTSTGYAMPKRMANGVEVNRVSLLLAVMEKRLGLHLSGQDVYFNVVGGLRIDEPAIDLGIVAAVVSSFRDQVLDAHTLFLGEVGLGGEIRPVSQVDIRTREAMKLGFKRCVLPEGNLVKWSGVPGLEVIGVREIGEVLDQVMARG; encoded by the coding sequence ATTCCAAAATCCAAAACGATTTTTGTATGTCAGGACTGTGGATTTCAAAGCCCACGATGGGTAGGGCGCTGTCCTGACTGTTCTCAGTGGAATTCGTTAAAGGAGGAAGTCACTGCCGGACGAGGCGCGACTGTTGCCCAAAAAGTTTTGCAAGGAGCTGCAGATAAGCCTACGCCGATTACAGAAATTGCGATAGATCCCGAACCTCGGCTCACGACGCAACTTGGGGAATTGGATCGTGTGCTGGGTGGAGGTGTGGTTCCGGGGTCGGTGATTCTGGTGGGAGGTGATCCGGGCATTGGGAAAACCACGCTCCTGCTTCAGGCGTTACAAGGGCTTGGGCAGGGTGGCCAAGCCCTGCTCTATGTTTCTGGGGAAGAGTCACCTCGTCAGTTGAAAATGCGTGGAGATCGGTTAGGGGTGTCGAGTCCGTCTCTCTATATTTTGGCGGAAACGTCGTTGGAGGAGATTTTAAAAACCACTCAGGCGATGAAACCTGCGGCCTTAGTGGTCGATTCTATTCAAACGGTCTTTACCGATCAGATTACCTCGGCCCCTGGCAGTGTGAGCCAGGTACAGGAAGTCGCGTGTCAGTTGATGTGGTATGCCAAGCGCACCTCCGTGCCGGTGTTTATCATTGGGCATGTGACAAAAGAGGGGATGATTGCCGGACCAAAATTGTTAGAACACATTGTGGATACGGTACTGTACTTTGAGGGGGATAAAGGGCACACCTATCGCATTTTACGTGCCGTCAAAAATCGATTTGGGGCCACGAATGAAATAGGTGTGTTCGAGATGAAAGATGGGGGCTTGGAAGAAGTGGCCAATCCCTCCGAGTTGTTTTTGGCGGGACGTCCAGAACAGAGTACAGGGTCGGTGGTGGTTTCCACGCTCGAAGGGAGCCGGCCAATCTTGGTTGAGTTGCAAGCGCTGGTGACGTCAACAGGGTATGCGATGCCTAAGCGCATGGCCAATGGCGTTGAAGTGAATCGCGTTTCCTTGCTATTGGCAGTCATGGAAAAACGGCTTGGGCTGCATTTGTCTGGGCAGGATGTCTATTTCAATGTTGTAGGCGGACTGCGTATTGATGAGCCCGCTATTGATTTAGGAATCGTGGCCGCTGTGGTGTCGAGTTTTCGTGATCAGGTACTGGATGCACATACGCTCTTTTTAGGCGAAGTGGGGTTGGGAGGAGAAATTCGTCCGGTCTCACAAGTGGATATCCGAACGCGGGAAGCTATGAAACTAGGATTCAAGCGGTGCGTGTTGCCAGAGGGAAACCTTGTGAAATGGTCTGGAGTGCCTGGTTTGGAAGTGATTGGCGTTCGGGAAATCGGCGAGGTGTTAGACCAGGTGATGGCCCGTGGGTAA
- a CDS encoding DUF507 family protein: MATVLSDEKQMHLSHVILQVLEKTAEGRFVGSSTLPLREIKRVLADQMALEQEIDKVVQARLQSYSKKIHEGTSEWEVMYQKTFAEELRKRKLA; this comes from the coding sequence ATGGCGACTGTCTTATCCGATGAAAAGCAAATGCACTTGTCGCATGTGATTCTCCAGGTGTTGGAGAAAACTGCCGAAGGCCGTTTTGTTGGTTCCTCAACACTTCCCTTACGGGAGATCAAGCGAGTGTTGGCCGATCAAATGGCCTTGGAGCAAGAAATCGATAAAGTCGTTCAGGCTCGTCTCCAGTCCTATTCCAAGAAGATTCACGAAGGTACGTCGGAATGGGAAGTGATGTATCAAAAAACTTTTGCGGAGGAACTTCGCAAACGCAAACTTGCTTGA
- a CDS encoding DUF507 family protein, protein MMRMSKERIRFIATAILEKLKDDHLFEVTGSKDRLIDSLEKAIDNELSLEDRLNAEVRGMLKQYEAEFDSGRADYQKMFLMVKSKLVKERGIVL, encoded by the coding sequence ATGATGCGGATGAGTAAAGAGCGCATTCGGTTTATTGCGACCGCGATCCTCGAAAAGTTAAAAGATGACCACTTGTTCGAGGTCACGGGTTCCAAAGATCGACTGATTGATTCCCTAGAAAAAGCGATTGATAATGAATTGTCTCTGGAGGATCGACTGAATGCCGAAGTCCGCGGCATGCTTAAACAATATGAAGCTGAATTCGACAGCGGTCGTGCTGATTATCAAAAGATGTTTTTGATGGTGAAAAGTAAACTGGTGAAGGAACGAGGGATTGTTCTGTAA
- a CDS encoding cyclophilin-like fold protein, with amino-acid sequence MELEKKRVKISIGGITVEAELKATRTAIGIYEALPIEAALNQWGEEFYCNIPGVKDHRETATTNVKVGDVAFWGLGGMFAVFFGRTPMSIGEDPVPADRVNVVGRLIDDPQILRQVVGATMMKVEKAS; translated from the coding sequence ATGGAATTAGAGAAAAAGCGGGTAAAAATTTCTATTGGTGGGATTACGGTTGAAGCGGAGTTAAAGGCCACACGGACGGCTATTGGCATCTACGAGGCCCTTCCCATTGAGGCGGCTTTAAATCAATGGGGGGAGGAATTTTATTGCAATATCCCGGGGGTAAAAGATCATCGGGAAACTGCAACGACGAATGTCAAAGTTGGTGATGTGGCATTTTGGGGTCTTGGCGGGATGTTCGCGGTATTTTTTGGTCGGACTCCCATGAGTATTGGGGAAGATCCGGTCCCTGCGGATCGCGTGAATGTGGTGGGGCGGTTAATCGATGATCCTCAAATATTACGGCAGGTCGTAGGCGCGACCATGATGAAAGTGGAAAAGGCTTCGTGA
- a CDS encoding ribonuclease H-like domain-containing protein, whose product MTVACSYTPNQEFTTILPATRMLESSFIFLNGIGETTEKRLWEQGITHWNDFLQSTDLPGVSPSRKPMYDDEIEEISKEFTHGQWRNLAKRFKSKDHWRFLEAYRSRTAFVDIETTGEPAGYGAITVVGFFANGTTTTLVKDDSLTEQRLQEEFDKYDLLVTFFGTGFDVPYLRTTYPNLILDHAHFDLCFAARRLGLRGGLKHIERELGFERDQGIQGLDGWDAVRLWHAWQAGDTDARITLCQYNEADVRNLEPLADHIYEEFSQRYGPVSVTACR is encoded by the coding sequence TTGACTGTAGCTTGTTCCTACACGCCAAATCAAGAATTCACCACGATTCTCCCAGCGACACGCATGCTCGAATCCTCCTTCATTTTCCTCAACGGCATCGGCGAAACCACAGAAAAACGACTCTGGGAACAAGGTATTACTCATTGGAACGACTTTTTACAATCGACAGATCTGCCGGGAGTATCCCCATCGAGAAAACCAATGTATGATGACGAGATTGAAGAAATTTCCAAGGAATTCACTCACGGTCAATGGCGAAATCTCGCTAAGCGATTTAAGTCAAAAGATCATTGGCGGTTTCTCGAAGCGTACCGTTCACGAACGGCTTTTGTAGATATTGAAACAACTGGCGAACCAGCCGGATATGGAGCCATTACTGTTGTAGGATTCTTTGCGAACGGAACAACGACGACCTTGGTCAAAGATGATTCCCTGACTGAGCAACGGCTACAGGAAGAGTTCGACAAATATGATTTGCTCGTGACTTTTTTTGGAACCGGCTTTGACGTCCCGTATCTGCGAACGACATATCCCAACCTTATTTTGGATCATGCCCATTTTGATTTGTGCTTTGCGGCCAGACGCCTTGGCCTTCGTGGAGGATTAAAACATATTGAACGTGAATTAGGATTCGAGCGTGACCAAGGCATTCAAGGCCTGGATGGTTGGGATGCCGTTCGTCTTTGGCATGCGTGGCAGGCCGGAGACACGGACGCGAGAATTACCCTGTGTCAATATAATGAAGCGGATGTTCGGAATTTAGAACCGCTGGCAGATCATATTTATGAAGAATTTTCTCAAAGATACGGACCTGTGAGTGTCACCGCATGCCGATGA
- a CDS encoding Stp1/IreP family PP2C-type Ser/Thr phosphatase — MPMKPEWTGFGLTDVGRTRTANQDTLLLDDDLGLWIVADGMGGHAGGDVASQLAVETIRKFLLHQPPTTVEKWAPVLETSIAQANMEIRKQAKAQPELQGMGTTIVLAFMPNPQWKKTFILHAGDSRAYLIRAQFITALTRDHTLLEERIQVGLLPRSTSSSHPLGHVLTRAVGVESTVEPEIFLQELEEKDAILLCSDGLVKMMSDNNILEVLQENSTKTAQEQCQALVDRANQLGGKDNITVVLIRED; from the coding sequence ATGCCGATGAAACCGGAATGGACTGGATTCGGCCTCACCGACGTGGGCCGAACGCGCACCGCCAATCAAGACACCCTACTGCTCGATGACGATCTTGGCCTTTGGATCGTAGCCGACGGCATGGGAGGCCATGCGGGGGGCGATGTGGCCAGCCAATTGGCAGTGGAAACCATTCGTAAATTTTTACTTCACCAACCACCCACGACCGTAGAAAAGTGGGCTCCGGTATTGGAAACCTCCATCGCTCAGGCCAACATGGAAATTCGCAAACAAGCAAAAGCCCAACCCGAGTTGCAGGGAATGGGAACGACTATCGTGCTCGCCTTTATGCCGAATCCTCAATGGAAAAAAACCTTTATCCTCCATGCGGGAGATAGCCGGGCATATCTCATCCGAGCTCAATTCATCACGGCCTTGACCAGAGACCACACCTTGCTGGAAGAACGCATACAAGTCGGCCTCCTGCCACGATCCACCTCCTCAAGCCACCCCTTGGGACATGTGCTCACCCGCGCCGTCGGCGTAGAGTCAACCGTCGAACCTGAGATCTTCCTTCAGGAGCTTGAAGAAAAAGATGCAATTCTTTTGTGTAGCGACGGCCTTGTCAAAATGATGAGCGACAACAACATACTTGAAGTCTTGCAGGAGAATTCCACAAAGACGGCCCAGGAACAATGCCAGGCGCTCGTCGATCGCGCCAATCAATTAGGAGGAAAAGATAACATCACCGTGGTACTCATCCGTGAAGATTAA
- a CDS encoding patatin-like phospholipase family protein yields the protein MVNRWIVLVALCFASSGCATFPENTPLSKYDPQAGYRFGNLSAPSNSDKLFVILTFSGGGTRAAALSYGVLETLRDTTIAVDGETRRLLDEVDVISSVSGGSFTSAYYALFREKIFVDFTETMLYRDIEGDLLSGLLNPGNWGKLLSPTYSRSDMAAEYYDEHIFQGKTFAALVADGRRPFILLNATDVSLGASFRFSQDGFDWLCSDLSSLPVARAVTSSSAFPIAFPPLTLRNFPINRCQYTPPKWVKFALKDFSLNPRRYRQAQNLMSYLGEDRPFIHLVDGGIGDNIGLRAPLEAMSSSDSSWSIQERINSGAIERLVVIIVDAKTMPPTTLDQEADPPGVATVLEKAATVPMDNFSFDTIDLLRDGFQERKKAAQNVRACAKKLKDACNADLGIAPPPYPAQYRIHVNFEAIADPKQREYFLTLPTTLTLPKDQVDKIVGMGQTLLRESPEFQKLLKDLQEGL from the coding sequence ATGGTTAACCGATGGATTGTCCTCGTGGCCTTATGTTTTGCCTCGTCGGGTTGCGCCACCTTCCCCGAAAATACGCCATTGTCGAAATACGATCCACAGGCTGGCTATCGTTTTGGCAATTTATCGGCGCCTTCGAATTCAGACAAACTATTTGTAATTTTAACGTTTTCTGGAGGTGGGACCCGCGCAGCAGCTCTTTCCTACGGTGTGCTGGAAACCTTGCGAGATACGACCATTGCAGTGGATGGAGAGACGCGGCGTCTACTCGATGAAGTGGATGTGATTTCTTCCGTGTCGGGGGGCAGTTTTACCTCAGCTTATTATGCGTTGTTCCGTGAGAAAATTTTCGTCGATTTTACGGAGACTATGCTCTATCGCGACATCGAAGGTGATCTGTTGTCGGGATTGTTGAATCCTGGAAACTGGGGCAAACTCCTTTCGCCGACGTATAGCCGCTCGGATATGGCTGCGGAGTACTATGATGAGCATATTTTTCAAGGCAAGACGTTCGCAGCATTGGTGGCTGATGGTCGTCGTCCCTTTATTCTTTTAAATGCGACGGATGTATCCTTGGGGGCGTCGTTTCGTTTTAGCCAAGATGGCTTTGATTGGCTCTGTTCGGATTTAAGCTCGCTGCCCGTGGCACGAGCCGTAACTTCTTCGTCGGCGTTTCCGATAGCCTTTCCTCCCCTGACCCTTCGAAATTTTCCTATCAATCGTTGTCAGTATACACCACCCAAATGGGTGAAATTTGCCTTGAAAGACTTTTCCCTCAATCCTCGGCGATATCGGCAGGCCCAAAATTTAATGTCCTATTTAGGTGAGGATCGACCGTTTATTCATTTGGTGGATGGCGGCATTGGGGACAATATCGGTCTGAGAGCCCCGCTTGAAGCCATGTCCTCGTCGGACAGTTCGTGGTCGATTCAAGAGCGCATCAATTCTGGAGCGATTGAACGGTTGGTGGTAATTATCGTCGATGCCAAGACCATGCCGCCGACAACCTTGGATCAGGAGGCAGATCCCCCTGGGGTTGCGACCGTATTGGAAAAAGCCGCGACGGTGCCAATGGATAATTTTTCCTTTGATACGATTGACTTGCTGAGAGACGGATTTCAAGAACGAAAGAAGGCGGCTCAAAATGTCCGTGCCTGTGCGAAAAAATTGAAAGATGCCTGCAATGCAGATCTGGGTATTGCACCGCCTCCATATCCTGCGCAATATCGAATCCATGTTAACTTTGAAGCCATTGCCGATCCGAAACAGCGCGAATATTTTCTGACGCTTCCGACGACCTTGACCTTGCCCAAGGATCAGGTAGACAAGATTGTGGGGATGGGCCAAACCTTGCTCCGAGAATCTCCTGAATTTCAAAAATTACTGAAAGATTTGCAAGAGGGTCTTTAA